The Phycisphaerales bacterium AB-hyl4 genome contains a region encoding:
- a CDS encoding glycoside hydrolase domain-containing protein — translation MRSKFTLASLGLTLLAPVATLQAEIGQTLLYDFETAWQIEDWEVQDASVQSVYQAERFATSGQYSAGFRAAASDRPPHFRLPVWDNHWAPYNRIAMELTNPTDREIRLETSIVGELQNGYHFMIKLPPMSHTTVVQEFKLPSFIRHDNIHALIFRPQSNVDVNFYLDDVRLLTASDDAPAGGAATVAEELREARRALARDKAASLQEQITVRELDLPEAEQMMRDQVNALLAEAERDDITVDEQVDVVEQLNRVGMTLDRFVEIREYVDAYAKDTSAGFVVGFADSMRKIMPKHHRSGLAIDEGVAVSLAGGEHEAFQVAVAPFRADAKNVTVRVSDLTGPDGAVISKDQIDTDIVAFAKTTFPTDDFVDYVGWWPEALVASDRPIDVALGDVQTWWVRIRAPRDQSAGTYTGTITLAADGQEDLTFDLATQVYGFNVPRHAPIPTAITYISRDVVNHAAIGSREKWEEIKFEHTDVLNDYYINMDSIYNWANPDRVDAVDWDIIEYQREKGTLVSFNITHYHGASDQDIENIRPYYEEAKRRGLLEHAYIYGWDETPPYSWQGIEDSSKRLSEAFPEVLTMVTSQDHSYGFNSPIKSLGAWCPIISRYNPDLADKAREEGRQVWWYTCIWPPRPYPNIFVDYPAIDNRVMTGLMHMKYQPDGWLYYHTSIWHDEKGLHEYPYSNWNPEAHMNTNGDGAYFVLGADGTLIPTIRIENYRDGFEDLAYYMILEHQVRQYDKQQSEVDSAWLSEARSALDEVNQHVRSRVDWTEDPQAVYAYRQRLATLIEASPIDDTDPWKDGMGVRGLLRD, via the coding sequence ATGCGAAGCAAGTTTACGCTGGCAAGCCTGGGACTGACGCTGCTGGCTCCGGTCGCGACGTTGCAGGCGGAGATCGGACAGACACTGCTTTACGATTTTGAAACAGCCTGGCAGATCGAGGATTGGGAGGTTCAGGATGCGTCCGTTCAATCGGTGTATCAGGCCGAGCGGTTCGCGACCTCGGGCCAGTACAGCGCCGGCTTTCGCGCGGCTGCGTCCGACCGACCGCCGCATTTCCGGCTTCCCGTGTGGGACAACCACTGGGCGCCGTATAACCGCATTGCGATGGAGTTGACCAACCCGACGGATCGTGAAATCCGGTTGGAAACCTCCATCGTCGGCGAACTTCAGAACGGCTATCACTTCATGATCAAGCTGCCGCCGATGAGCCACACGACGGTGGTGCAGGAGTTCAAGCTGCCTTCGTTCATCCGTCATGACAATATTCATGCCCTGATCTTTCGGCCGCAGTCGAATGTGGACGTCAACTTCTACCTCGACGACGTGCGCCTGTTGACTGCCAGCGACGACGCTCCCGCGGGCGGCGCGGCGACGGTCGCCGAGGAACTGCGCGAAGCGCGTCGGGCGTTGGCTCGGGACAAGGCGGCGTCGCTGCAAGAGCAGATCACCGTGCGCGAGTTGGACCTCCCCGAAGCCGAGCAGATGATGCGCGACCAGGTGAACGCCTTGCTCGCCGAGGCCGAGCGTGATGACATCACGGTGGACGAGCAGGTTGACGTGGTGGAGCAACTCAACCGCGTGGGCATGACCTTGGACCGATTCGTGGAGATTCGCGAATACGTGGACGCTTATGCCAAGGATACGTCCGCGGGTTTTGTGGTCGGGTTCGCTGATTCGATGCGCAAGATCATGCCGAAGCATCACCGCAGCGGGCTGGCGATAGACGAAGGGGTGGCGGTCAGCCTCGCCGGCGGCGAGCATGAGGCGTTCCAGGTGGCCGTGGCGCCGTTCCGCGCGGATGCGAAGAACGTCACCGTTCGCGTCAGCGACCTCACCGGCCCGGACGGCGCGGTTATCAGCAAGGACCAGATCGATACGGACATCGTGGCCTTCGCCAAGACCACCTTTCCGACCGATGATTTCGTGGACTACGTTGGCTGGTGGCCCGAGGCGCTGGTCGCCAGCGACAGGCCCATCGACGTCGCGCTCGGCGATGTGCAGACATGGTGGGTCCGCATCCGAGCCCCACGCGATCAGTCGGCTGGCACGTACACCGGCACGATCACCCTCGCCGCCGACGGGCAGGAAGACCTGACCTTCGACCTCGCCACGCAGGTCTACGGCTTCAACGTGCCCCGGCATGCGCCGATTCCCACGGCGATCACTTACATCAGCCGAGATGTGGTCAATCACGCGGCCATCGGCTCACGCGAGAAATGGGAAGAGATAAAGTTCGAGCATACCGATGTGCTCAACGACTACTACATCAACATGGACAGCATCTACAACTGGGCCAACCCCGACCGCGTTGACGCCGTCGACTGGGACATCATCGAGTACCAGCGCGAGAAGGGCACGCTGGTCAGCTTCAACATCACCCACTATCACGGCGCCAGTGACCAGGACATTGAGAACATCCGCCCGTACTACGAAGAAGCCAAACGCCGCGGTCTGCTCGAACACGCCTACATCTACGGCTGGGACGAAACGCCGCCTTATAGCTGGCAGGGCATTGAAGATTCCTCGAAACGGCTAAGCGAAGCGTTCCCCGAGGTGTTGACCATGGTCACGTCGCAGGATCATTCCTACGGCTTCAACTCGCCGATCAAGTCGCTCGGCGCATGGTGTCCGATCATTTCGCGTTACAACCCCGACCTGGCCGACAAGGCTCGCGAGGAAGGCCGCCAGGTCTGGTGGTACACCTGCATCTGGCCGCCTCGGCCGTATCCCAACATCTTCGTGGACTACCCGGCGATCGACAACCGCGTGATGACGGGCCTGATGCACATGAAGTATCAGCCCGACGGGTGGCTGTACTACCACACCAGCATTTGGCACGATGAGAAAGGCCTGCACGAATACCCCTACTCCAACTGGAATCCCGAAGCCCACATGAATACCAACGGCGACGGCGCTTACTTCGTGCTCGGGGCGGATGGTACGCTCATCCCCACGATCCGCATTGAGAACTATCGTGATGGCTTTGAGGATCTGGCTTATTACATGATCCTTGAACACCAGGTGCGGCAGTACGACAAACAGCAGAGCGAAGTCGATTCGGCTTGGCTTAGTGAAGCCCGCTCCGCACTGGATGAAGTCAACCAGCATGTCCGCAGCCGGGTGGACTGGACGGAAGACCCGCAGGCCGTGTATGCGTATCGCCAGCGCCTCGCGACGCTGATCGAAGCGTCGCCGATCGACGACACCGATCCGTGGAAAGATGGCATGGGCGTTCGAGGCCTGCTGCGTGACTGA